Proteins from one Lycium ferocissimum isolate CSIRO_LF1 unplaced genomic scaffold, AGI_CSIRO_Lferr_CH_V1 ctg15445, whole genome shotgun sequence genomic window:
- the LOC132042452 gene encoding uncharacterized protein LOC132042452, with protein sequence MWALKKLNIDWEEATKLRLFQLNEMDEFRYQAYEGAALYKERMKQYHDKKILKREFYKGDPVLLFNSRLKLLPGKLKSRWSGPFEVVSVSPHGAIELKFEDGTRTFKVNGQRLKHSYGMVSEDRIVDRYRLKHLGTNNDLVYADKE encoded by the coding sequence ATGTGGGCTTTGAAGAAACTGAATATTGATTGGGAGGAAGCAACCAAGCTCAGGTTGTTTCAACtaaatgagatggatgagtttCGGTACCAGGCATATGAGGGTGCAGCACTATATAAAGAAAGGATGAAACAATACCATGACAAGAAGATCTTGAAGCGAGAGTTCTACAAGGGTGATCCTGTATTGCTGTTTAACTCTCGGTTGAAGTTGCTACCTGGTAAGCTTAAATCAAGGTGGTCTGGTCCGTTTGAGGTGGTAAGTGTTTCACCCCATGGAGCGATTGAGTTAAAGTTCGAAGATGGAACTCGGACGTTTAAGGTGAATGGGCAGAGATTGAAGCACTCTTACGGGATGGTTTCAGAAGATAGGATTGTGGACCGATACAGGTTGAAGCACCTCGGAACGAATAATGATCTGGTGTACGCAGATAAGGAGTGA